In one window of Synchiropus splendidus isolate RoL2022-P1 chromosome 15, RoL_Sspl_1.0, whole genome shotgun sequence DNA:
- the LOC128771741 gene encoding titin homolog isoform X4: MATMTTEASAVSEADTEGKQKASSAEPEPENEQNPEAAASEPEGEPSNKEVPAPPTKPITVDAATSPDEDLKPRTRTSAGKGLSRLFSNFLKRRSQCSEGEGFEVEKAKEEKADKEDIGEKSEEEKETVKGEEEEKDKPEEAQSEEKDKNEEHVDKKEEIKKTEEKLEKKGSKKKKKEAKKKADEKGTDKVKSSEEKKEEEVKKEEGETEKVEEVDEKGEESSETKEEEKKTSEAKDKGAVAAKEEEKVDKKLVKKKEKEEKVKKKEEEKAKKKAEEEEKLRKKEEEKEKKKEEEKAREAEKLKKKEEEKTKKKEEEEKAKEEKKKKEEEKLKESKRKEEEKLKETKKKEEEKSKEAKKREEEKSKEAKKREEEKSKEAKKKEEEKSKETKKKEEEKSKEAKKKEEEKSKETKKKEEEKDTDPKKKEEKATEAKKKEEKGTDSKKEEKVTDSKKKEEKGGVEKKKEPEKTEEKQKSGKKKDKGKNKGKKEEKQSKGSSEEQVKAPIAAPEPELKTEPETDQVPDQQSTSSADAHAAPGEQKEAADKKDSDAIEEVKEEESEKKEDESEEQEEEADTKESSEEKTKKPAKEKTEKKVEDKGSKKLKTMQCKVTLLDDAVYECELDKHAKGQELFIKVCDHLNLLEKDYFSLAHWETPTSKTWLDPTKEIRKQVPGAVYDLTFNIKFYPPDPSQLTEDLTRYYLCLQLRKDIMLGVLPCSFVTLSLLGSYTAQSELGEYDPEVHGPDYVKELSLAPGQSKELEDKVMELHRTYRSMSPAQADLLFLENAKKLAMYGVDLHQAKDLDGVDITLGVCSSGLMVYKDKLRINRFPWPKVLKISYKRSSFFIKIRPSEQEQYESTIGFKLPNYKASKKLWKVCVEHHTFFRVSTIEPPSSRRFLVLGSKFRYSGRTQAQTRQASSMIDRPAPRFTRSASKRLSRNLDGEETLHLLQQLEGPRRCEVDDWAQILGLDKPQAFFDSPARRTQAYVLQGDERQSFQSESWQGTGSLILTQAGSQPWLLTKEEWPSLLQRLPPFRFVPHFSLAKQPVDSTSASLSSVDRLLQPSLQQQDDWLGYFDNKAPSGDTPPEEGLMAEEQEESRQQLIDRLQETVLLVDALTEQEELERSLREVKDLEERLQGMDQLAERIQDIIEQELGKEEIAKWREKDNEGLIQAPDKDEAVTQTVVTKSSVAADEEEEPIKQAFLIDPLLEDALVAQAKKKSAVEEKDVLMADNLRDRRYHVEQEKVEEEAKVEKEIVMDDIFRDKQRQAEEEWQDQVKKSGLSDVSGSSVIDQSVMAKRVEEVDELEEQIKLVFLKDLLVEDEPKEREAMKDTSVEEKELVKDVILKDKLRQIEEEANTEKQVLMEEKDKYESVTVERVVLMVDDLRDKLGQVDQESERMVNPMVERRVVMYDSLTDKGRQMEEGKTESIVPKTEDLMGDGLRDELQLVEGEKFKEEGITVERVVLMGDILTDKPGLMFDGLTDEVSPREEGKMASNTEEKVQEELEKSGLSGVGATSLTYQSMMKRKVTIVDEKISSLEDYDIVELSGVMSEEDLGNLAQIWVRTEMTQQRNEEVSVAVKSEYPLQLGQQDEWFVLFDRTPYQAIDWPIVTSVRPAEVEEKQYTVSAYAKSTVKEEQSVTVVNILGTDEIQSMPKNVLSQANMDGSDDWHVLLDTVARDTSYVQPVAWGGREQKTQSVKTATEKASKQVVTEEIKGDHPRWLPQAPVEERDDDWFLLLAVVPKVTFDVEPVTSRERYQMDTGSIVAATGSTVEKQIREVVFEEREITDNPLRWLPSIPRPPVEQREDDWFKLLDYMARETRYIAPVKSVTFDEVVTIIKAVERKEEKEIDVKERVAVYQQQAIALPQSVLTTADDWFLLLAVPPHKPLFVPPASIATQVFPQEESVSSVAESEIVLVQEGDAKPSKTVIKTTQEQDVETRELASIAPVFSKTLLNPVEEVLSREFLLSDRGQPSKPVTVRDDDWFLLFDVRQDEAVEKPSVSSARIPPGIRMTAEVDVTTAEAEKWTKIITVNGWQDEACRPEAKAQSISGRSEGKDDDWSLMFDASREPVFLPAVFSPVVYNIKSKQKSTIQEVRPPLKAMEKREVQPRRLSDDWFVLLDVAAFPAQARTSEMRELKVRTQQSIVIKDQVQMPSRHSVRQVEDDWFTVLDVAQEQSVSVPVPVLLPTQAKVSDAKSWTPMIRPEFERMIVEERQPFKHTHVHADWFVLLDVAPKESVAVTQRGTRPVSAPVFSQAALIEAGIPMAPLEQPQTSTPIKTVIKEEQTLEETVEGVESSKTEVKSAACREQIEVMSAINGDHQSEVTTTDVVRMRKKRAKKIEGDSIYVRHSLLMLEEFDKPQEDLLRHHASISELKRNFMESMPESKPSEWDKRLSTHSPFRTLGVNGQPLPSADGSVRSIPGSGSETKAVHVEPIDSLDITSPTPEVHMVPVAEQSCDLEDIIETPVVPVAEVDVALPALDITVKSLGDKQEEGSDPGLSGSSERIVGSASYFTSEGPRVVRCSQPPLVETQTVTITAVSNSSSSVISTTEVPIVSTQTVTYESSKVKGEGSEEDKDCSSVSTSVTSETTSGTSVTTTTTHISKVVRSGSSETRVEKRIVITADSEMDQEKEKDSGASAL; encoded by the exons A TGGCAACCATGACAACAGAGGCGAGTGCGGTGAGCGAGGCAGACACTGAAGGCAAGCAGAAGGCGAGCAGTGCTGAACCTGAACCTGAGAACGAGCAGAATCCAGAGGCGGCCGCATCTGAGCCAGAGGGCGAGCCGTCCAACAAGGAAGTCCCAGCACCGCCCACTAAACCAATAACTGTCGATGCAGCAACCTCTCCAGATGAGGATCTTAAGCCCAGGACCCGCACATCGGCAGGAAAGGGCCTATCACGTCTCTTCTCCAATTTTCTGAAGCGCCGTTCCCAGTGCTCGGAAGGAGAAGGATTTGAGGTGGAGAAAGCCAAGGAGGAGAAGGCAGACAAAGAAGACATAGGggaaaaatcagaagaagaaaaggagactgtgaaaggggaggaggaggagaaagataAACCAGAGGAAGCACAGTCTGAGGAGAAAGACAAGAATGAAGAACATGTAGATAAGaaagaggaaataaagaaaacagaagaaaaacttgAGAAAAAAGGcagcaagaagaaaaagaaagaagctaAGAAAAAAGCTGATGAAAAAGGGACAGATAAAGTGAAGTCCTCCgaggagaaaaaagaagaagaggtgaAAAAAGAGGAAGGGGAAACGGAAAAGGTGGAAGAAGTTGACGAAAAAGGTGAAGAAAGTTCAGAgacaaaagaggaagaaaagaaaaccagTGAAGCAAAAGATAAGGGGGCAGTTGCTgcaaaagaggaagaaaaagttGACAAGAAGCtggtgaagaaaaaagaaaaagaggaaaaggtaaagaagaaggaagaggagaaggctaaaaagaaagcagaagaggaagaaaaactaagaaagaaggaagaggaaaaggaaaagaagaaagaagaggaaaaagcaCGAGAGGCAGAAAAGCttaagaagaaagaggaggaaaagactaaaaagaaggaagaggaagaaaaggcaaaagaggaaaagaaaaagaaagaagaggagaaatTAAAGGAGTCAAAAaggaaagaagaggagaaattaaaagagacaaagaagaaagaagaggagaaatCAAAGGAAGcaaaaaagagagaagaggagaaatcAAAGGAAGcaaaaaagagagaagaggagaaatcaaaggaagcaaaaaagaaagaagaggagaaatcaaaggaaacaaaaaagaaagaagaggagaaatcaaaggaggcaaagaagaaagaagaggagaaatcaaaggaaacaaaaaagaaggaagaggaaaagGACACTGATCcaaaaaagaaagaggagaaaGCAACTGAGgcaaaaaagaaagaggaaaagggAACTGATTcgaaaaaggaggaaaaagtaACCGATTcaaagaagaaggaagaaaagggtggggtggaaaaaaagaaggagccagagaagacagaagaaaaacagaagagtggaaagaaaaaagataaaggaaagaacaaaggaaaaaaagaggaaaagcaATCAAAGGGTTCTAGTGAGGAGCAAGTGAAAGCGCCAATAGCTGCTCCTGAGCCAGAGttgaaaacagaaccagaaaCCGACCAGGTTCCTGATCAGCAGTCAACAAGCAGCGCTGACGCACAC GCGGCTCCAGGGGAGCAGAAAGAAGCTGCAGACAAGAAGGATTCTGACGCCATTGAAGAAGTAAAGGAAGAGGAGTCGGAGAAAAAAGAAGACGAGTCTgaagaacaggaggaggaggcagacacGAAGGAGTCCTCTGAGGAGAAAACTAAAAAGCCTGCTAAGGAGAAGActgagaagaaggtggaggacaaAGGCTCCAAGAAGTTGAAAACCATGCAGTGCAAAGTCACTTTGCTGGATGACGCGGTGTACGAGTGCGAGCTGGAT AAACATGCGAAAGGCCAGGAGCTCTTCATTAAAGTGTGCGACCATCTCAACCTGCTGGAGAAGGACTACTTCAGCCTTGCTCACTGGGAAACACCGACCAGCAAG ACATGGCTGGATCCCACCAAAGAGATCCGGAAACAGGTTCCTGGTGCTGTCTACGATCTTACGTTCAACATAAAGTTCTACCCTCCAGATCCTTCTCAGCTCACGGAGGACCTCACCAG GTACTATCTGTGTCTCCAGCTGCGGAAGGACATCATGCTCGGAGTCCTTCCTTGTTCCTTTGTCACGCTGTCCCTCCTGGGCTCCTACACGGCACAGTCAGAGCTTGGCGAGTACGACCCAGAAGTCCATGGCCCAGACTATGTGAAGGAACTCAGTCTGGCACCAGGGCAGAGCAAGGAACTGGAGGACAAGGTGATGGAGCTGCATCGCACCTATAG GTCGATGAGTCCTGCCCAGGCCGACTTGCTGTTTTTGGAAAACGCCAAGAAACTTGCCATGTATGGTGTTGACCTGCATCAAGCCAAG GATCTTGACGGGGTAGACATCACACTCGGGGTTTGCTCGAGCGGACTCATGGTTTACAAAGACAAACTGAGAATCAACCGATTCCCTTGGCCTAAGGTCCTCAAGATTTCTTACAAACGCAGCAGCTTCTTCATCAAGATCCGGCCATCTGAG CAAGAGCAGTATGAAAGCACCATTGGTTTCAAACTTCCCAACTACAAAGCCTCCAAGAAGCTGTGGAAAGTTTGTGTCGAGCATCACACGTTCTTCAG GGTTTCAACGATTGAGCCTCCATCATCACGGCGCTTCTTAGTCTTGGGCTCCAAGTTCCGATACAGCGGCCGCACTCAAGCCCAGACTCGCCAGGCCAGCTCCATGATCGACCGACCTGCCCCCAGATTCACCCGCTCGGCTAGCAAGCGCCTGTCCCGTAACCTCGACGGAG AAGAGACACTCCATTTGTTGCAGCAACTTGAGGGACCTCGCAGGTGTGAGGTTGATGACTGGGCCCAGATTTTGGGTTTGGATAAACCACAGGCTTTCTTTGACTCTCCAG CCAGAAGGACGCAGGCTTATGTTCTGCAAGGGGACGAGAGGCAGTCTTTTCAGAGTGAGTCCTGGCAGGGCACTGGCTCTCTGATCCTTACCCAGGCCGGCTCTCAGCCCTGGCTGTTGACAAAAGAAGAGTGGCCTTCCTTGCTCCAGCGACTTCCTCCTTTCCGTTTTGTGCCACATTTCAGTTTAGCGAAGCAACCAG TTGATTCCACTTCGGCAAGTTTGAGCTCAGTGGACAGATTACTGCAACCCTCACTGCAACAGCAGGACGACTGGCTTGGCTACTTCGACAACAAAGCTCCAT CAGGCGACACGCCCCCAGAagaaggtttaatggcagaagaGCAAGAGGAGTCGAGGCAGCAGCTGATCGACAGACTTCAGGAAACTGTGCTTTTGGTGGATGCCTTGACCGAGCAAGAAGAATTGGAAAGGAGTTTGAGGGAAGTGAAGGATCTGGAGGAGAGACTTCAAGGGATGGACCAGCTGGCAGAGAGAATTCAGGATATAATAGAACAGGAATTAGGGAAGGAGGAGATCGCCAAGTGGAGGGAGAAAGATAATGAAGGGTTAATTCAGGCTCCAGATAAGGATGAAGCTGTTACACAAACAGTGGTGACAAAATCCTCTGTGGctgcagatgaggaggaagagccgATAAAGCAAGCGTTTTTAATAGATCCGTTACTGGAGGATGCCCTGGTAGCACAGGCCAAAAAGAAGAGCGCAGTGGAGGAGAAAGATGTTCTGATGGCTGATAACTTGAGGGACAGGCGATATCATGTGGAGCAGGAGAAGGTTGAGGAGGAGGCAAAGGTGGAGAAGGAGATTGTGATGGATGACATCTTCAGAGACAAGCAACGGCAGGCTGAGGAGGAATGGCAAGACCAAGTGAAAAAGAGTGGTTTGTCAGATGTTAGTGGCTCCTCTGTTATTGACCAGTCTGTGATGGCAAAGAGAGTGGAAGAGGTGGATGAGTTAGAAGAGCAGATAAAGCTTGTGTTTTTAAAGGATTTGTTGGTAGAAGATGAACCGAAAGAGAGAGAAGCCATGAAGGATACCAgtgtggaggagaaagaacttgTTAAGGATGTCATCTTAAAAGACAAGTTACGCCAGATTGAGGAGGAGGCCAACACAGAGAAACAAGTTTTGATGGAGGAGAAAGACAAGTATGAGAGTGTCACAGTGGAGAGAGTGGTTCTGATGGTTGATGACTTAAGAGACAAGCTGGGTCAAGTGGACCAGGAAAGCGAAAGGATGGTGAACCCTATGGTGGAGAGAAGGGTTGTAATGTATGATAGCCTGACAGACAAAGGACGTCAGATGGAGGAGGGCAAGACGGAGAGTATCGTGCCAAAAACAGAGGATCTGATGGGTGATGGTTTAAGAGACGAGCTGCAACTGGTTGAGGGGGAGAAATTCAAGGAGGAGGGCATCACTGTGGAGCGAGTGGTTCTGATGGGGGATATCTTAACAGACAAGCCAGGTTTGATGTTTGATGGTTTAACCGATGAAGTAAGTCCGAGGGAGGAGGGCAAGATGGCGAGTAACACTGAGGAAAAGGTTCAAGAGGAACTGGAAAAGAGTGGTCTCTCAGGTGTCGGTGCCACCTCTCTTACCTACCAGTCGATGATGAAAAGGAAAGTTACCATTGTAGATGAAAAGATTTCTTCACTGGAAGATTATGACATTGTTGAGCTGTCCGGggtcatgtctgaggaggatctGGGTAATTTGGCTCAGATCTGGGTCAGGACAGAAATGACTCAGCAGAGAAATGAGGAAGTTTCAGTCGCAGTGAAGTCGGAATATCCATTGCAGCTTGGACAACAAGACGAGTGGTTTGTCCTTTTCGATCGAACTCCTTACCAAGCCATCGACTGGCCAATAG TTACGAGTGTGAGGcctgctgaagtggaggagaaacagTACACTGTGTCAGCGTATGCAAAGTCAACAGTCAAGGAAGAACAGAGTGTAACGGTGGTGAATATTCTTGGGACAGACGAAATCCAGAGCATGCCAAAAAATGTCCTTTCACAGGCTAATATGGACGGATCTGATGACTGGCATGTGTTGCTGGATACTGTTGCCAGAGACACTTCATATGTACAACCAG TTGCGTGGGGTGGCAGAGAACAGAAGACACAAAGTGTCAAAACCGCAACTGAAAAAGCTAGCAAGCAAGTTGTAACTGAAGAGATTAAAGGCGACCACCCACGATGGCTTCCTCAAGCTCCTGTGGAAGAAAGAGATGATGATTGGTTTCTTTTGCTAGCTGTTGTTCCAAAAGTCACGTTTGATGTAGAACCAG TTACCTCAAGAGAAAGGTACCAGATGGACACAGGAAGTATTGTCGCTGCGACTGGCAGCACGGTGGAAAAGCAGATTAGAGAAGTTGTATTTGAAGAGAGGGAGATTACTGACAACCCTCTGAGATGGCTTCCTTCAATCCCCCGGCCACCAGTCGAACAGAGGGAGGATGACTGGTTCAAACTGCTGGATTATATGGCAAGAGAAACGCGTTATATCGCACCAG TGAAGTCTGTGACTTTCGATGAGGTGGTGACCATAATAAAAGCAGTGGAgcggaaagaagaaaaagagattGATGTGAAAGAAAGAGTAGCAGTATATCAGCAGCAGGCCATTGCTCTACCACAGTCTGTTCTCACGACAGCGGATGACTGGTTTTTGCTGCTGGCTGTCCCTCCCCACAAGCCTTTGTTTGTCCCGCCAG CCTCAATTGCAACTCAAGTGTTTCCCCAAGAAGAAAGTGTTTCATCGGTGGCTGAATCTGAGATAGTGTTGGTTCAGGAGGGGGACGCAAAGCCCAGCAAAACTGTGATCAAAACTACCCAAGAACAAGATGTTGAAACAAGAGAGCTAGCTTCCATAGCACCAG TATTCTCAAAAACTCTGCTGAATCCTGTTGAAGAGGTTTTGAGCAGAGAGTTTCTGTTGTCGGACCGAGGACAGCCATCCAAACCGGTGACGGTGAGGGATGATGACTGGTTTCTTCTGTTTGATGTGCGTCAGGACGAAGCTGTGGAGAAACCGTCAG TTTCTTCTGCTAGAATTCCTCCAGGGATAAGGATGACAGCTGAAGTTGATGTGACAACAGCTGAGGCTGAAAAGTGGACAAAGATAATTACTGTGAACGGCTGGCAAGATGAAGCCTGTCGTCCTGAAGCGAAGGCACAGTCTATTTCAGGAAGATCAGAGGGAAAAGATGATGACTGGTCTCTGATGTTCGATGCGTCTCGAGAGCCTGTGTTCCTACCAGCAG TTTTCAGTCCAGTTGTTTACAATATAAAATCCAAGCAGAAGTCTACTATCCAGGAAGTCAGGCCTCCTTTAAAGGcaatggagaaaagagaggtgCAACCAAGAAGGCTCAGTGACGACTGGTTTGTCCTGCTGGATGTTGCTG CCTTTCCTGCTCAAGCTAGGACATCTGAAATGAGAGAGTTAAAAGTCAGAACTCAGCAAAGCATTGTTATAAAGGACCAGGTGCAGATGCCATCACGTCATTCTGTGAGACAAGTGGAGGATGATTGGTTTACTGTTCTGGACGTAGCACAGGAGCAATCAG TTTCCGTCCCAGTGCCAGTCCTACTCCCAACGCAGGCGAAAGTGTCTGATGCCAAATCCTGGACTCCCATGATAAGGCCAGAGTTTGAGAGGATGATTGTGGAGGAGCGACAGCCTTTCAAACACACTCATGTGCATGCTGACTGGTTTGTTCTACTAGATGTTGCTCCTAAAGAGTCAG TTGCTGTTACTCAGAGGGGCACCCGTCCTGTCAGCGCTCCAGTCTTCTCACAAGCTGCCCTGATAGAAGCGGGCATCCCCATGGCTCCATTAGAGCAGCCTCAGACATCGACTCCCATCAAGACTGTCATCAAGGAGGAGCAGACTCTGGAGGAAACCGTGGAGGGTGTCGAGTCTTCCAAAACTGAAGTCAAG TCGGCAGCATGCAGGGAACAGATTGAAGTGATGTCTGCCATCAATGGGGACCATCAG TCTGAGGTGACGACCACGGATGTGGTGCGAATGCGAAAG aaAAGAGCTAAGAAAATTGAGGGTGACTCAATTTATGTCAGACATAGCCTTTTAATGTTGGAG GAATTTGATAAGCCTCAAGAGGACCTGCTGCGGCATCATGCCAGCATCAGCGAGCTGAAGCGGAACTTCATGGAGTCCATGCCGGAGTCCAAACCCAGCGAGTGGGACAAGCGCCTGTCCACTCACTCTCCATTCCGCACTCTGGGTGTGAACGGTCAGCCTCTGCCCAGTGCTGATGGG AGTGTTAGATCCattcctggttctggttctgagaCAAAGGCTGTGCACGTGGAACCCATCGACAGTTTGGACATTACCAGTCCGACTCCAGAGGTCCACATGGTTCCTGTTGCAGAACAGTCATGTGATCTGGAGGACATTATTGAAACGCCCGTGGTTCCGGTTGCGGAGGTGGATGTGGCACTTCCAGCCCTCGACATCACAGTTAAATCCTTAGGTGATAAGCAGGAGGAGGGGTCAGATCCTGGATTGTCGGGGAGCTCCGAAAGGATAGTCGGCTCTGCCTCGTATTTCACAAGTGAAGGTCCACGGGTCGTGCGATGCTCCCAG CCCCCTCTGGTGGAGACCCAAACAGTCACCATCACAGCAGTGTCCAACTCCTCTTCCAGTGTCATCTCCACCACAGAGGTCCCTATCGTGTCCACCCAGACCGTCACCTATGAGTCTTCAAAG GTCAAAGGTGAGGGCTCAGAGGAGGACAAGGACTGCTCGAGCGTGTCCACTTCTGTGACGTCTGAGACGACCAGCGGCACATCGGTCACCACCACAACCACACACATCTCGAAG GTGGTGAGAAGCGGCTCTTCTGAGACCCGCGTGGAGAAGAGAATCGTCATCACAGCCGACTCTGAGATGGACCAAGAGAAG GAAAAAGACAGCGGAGCATCTGCGTTGTAA